Sequence from the Pontibacter pudoricolor genome:
TGTTTTATTTTTTATAGTATATCAAAAACTGCAAACGCGGTTAAATGATAAACTATGACAAAAATATACCATGCAGGCTATATATCTTAAATCAGGAGAAAGAGTAGTTCCGGCTTCTTTAAGAATGCGCGCTATTGCATTTATAATTGATGCTGTACTTATAGTTACTATAGCGGCCATCGCTGATTACTATACCGTCAGCAGCAACGAAGCGACATTTGTCTGGAAACCTGAAACACTGATTTATATAGTGCTGGGCTGGTTATATTTTGCAGGCGCCGAAACAAGCGCTGTGCAGGCTACACTGGGCAAATACCTGCTTGGTTTACAGGTGGTAGATAAGCATAACAACCGCCTTACGTTCAAAAACGCTACTATCCGTTACTTTGCCAGGCCCCTTTCTATCATGATCATGCTGATGCGGTTTGTGCGTGGCCTGCCTGTAGCAAAGCACCGGTACTTCCATAACCGGGTAACCGACTCGAATGTGGTAAAACAGGCCCGGCACCATACGTAACATACCCTTAGACTATAAAAAAGCCCGCTTAGTAAAGTAAGCGGGCTTTTCCTTTTTACAGCAACTATAGTTTAGTTGGTTGCGGCGCCATAGGTATCAGCTTCTACGGTTGCTGTGCCGTCGGCTTGTATAGTAACTTTAAAGATATGGTCGTACTTGCTGTCTGCTACTTCGGCAAACGGCTTTTTGGCTCCAAGGGCCTCAACTATAGGTAGAATAGTATTTGAGTGGCCAACCACAACTATAGTTTTACCGGCATTATTGGTTAATATCTGTTTCTTAAGCCCTTCAAAATCGTGACCTTCGTACGTATTTACGGGTAGCTTGCGGACATCTGCCAATGGTTTTATGGTCAGGGTATTACGCTTGTATTTTGTACTATACAGGGCATCAACCGGCTTACCGTTTAAATAAGTTACCAGGGCTTTTGCACGGGCCTCCCCTTCCGGAGTAAGCACAGGGTCTTCGGCTTTAGGGTCTGTCGCAACTTTCTCGGCATGGCGTACTACATAAATAGTGGTCACGGCTTTGTCTTTTTCGCCATTGGCAGCAGCTACTGAGTCAGTTGGCTGGTTACACGACCAGGCCAGCCCGATCAGCAACGCGAGTACAAACCTGAAGAACAAGGATAGTTTCATAAAGTATGAGTGGGTTATAGTTTACATATGGTTAGATCTCTGAAATACGCATTGCAGCCATCACTTTTTCAGCCTGTTTTTTTCTGCCTCGTTCTCTCAAAAGCTTTGCTAACAGTACGCGGGTCTCGAGCTGGTAAGGGTTTTCTGCCAATGCAGCTTTGTACGATTTCTCTGCTTTACGTGCTTTGTCTAACGATTCCCAGAGTACACCTACCGCTGTTAGACGTTCACCCATATCAGCCGGCGATTCAGGGCGTGGCTGCTGGCGCAGTAACATGGTTGCTTTTTCTACATCGCCAAGTTGTGCCATTAACGAAACCAGTTTATAGTTGTCGGACCGTAATTTAACCCTGCCAGAGAGCAATGGTTCTGCTGTAGCTGTAGCCGAATCGCTTAAGCCTAACATAAGTTGATATCCTGCCATGCGCACTGTGTATGCCGGACGGGGCGTGCTGCTTGCCGCCACTATACGCTGGACTTCTTCTAAAGTAGCGTACGCTTTTTTATAGTTCCCCTGAGCAGCAAGCACATCGGCATACTGTTGGCGAAGCTCATAGTTCTGAGGTTTTAACGATACGAGCCTTGCCAGTTCTGCTTCACTTTCGGGTGCCTTGTCGGTGGTGCCTTTCAGCCAGTGGGCGTAAGCAAGTGCTTCGTCGCGGCGGTCGCGCAGGTAAGTTGATACGGTCGGGGCTGTTTTCACATAACTTTCTGCCAAAATAATGGCTTCCGGAACCTGACCATAAGAGGCATATAGTTTGGCGAAAGCCAGTGTGTTGGCAGCGCTTGTCATCAGGTCATCTTCCAGTTCCAGTGCTTTGCGGTATAGTTCGGCCTGTTGTTTAAGCGCTTCAGTTGCTTCGAGCTTGTTGTTGCGGCGCATGGCTTCCAGCAGTTCGGCACGAGCGACATACACAGGCGCATAGTTGGGGTTAATCTTTTCTGCTTCCGAAAGCCATTTTTCAGCTTCGTTAAACCTGTTCTGTTCCTTTTTTACGCGGGCATAGGCTAATAAGGCCGGTTGGTAATTTTCATCCCAGGTAAGGGCGGTATCTAACAAAGCCGTTGCCTGGTTATAGTTCTTGCCAGCCAAAGCCCGCTCCGATAAATTCAGGTATACTTCTGCCCAATTGCTCGCCATAGCCTGTTTGTCGCCTGACAGGTAAGCCTGCTGCCGTTTTACCAGTTTATCCAGGAAACTATACAGTTCCGGGTCTTTGGCTTTCAGGTCGGCGGTGGTGTTGATGGATTTATGGTTGAGCGGATGCACTTTTACAGGCTCAAAGTAAGCCGGATATGTCTGCGCCAGGTACTCGTGCTCGTTGTTGGCAGAATAATAGTCAAGCGTGCGGTTTTCCTTCATGGCATTCTGGTACAGGCGGCGCACTTCGCGGTTTTCGGCATCGGTAAACACCCTGCCATGAAACTGGTGCACATACTCGTGCAGCACCACATTGCGCTCCAGGTACGAGCCACGCACCACATACTCAATGGCAGCAGCCCCGCTCCCTACCCCTCTTATATCCATCCACTGGCGGTTATCAAAGGTTGTAGCCTGCCTAAAGAATGGAGAGTTCATGGCAATGGCCAGGTCGAGGTGCAGTGGCGGAATTACAAACTTTTCGTTTTGCCTGCTCAGGAACGGGAAATAAACAATACTCTCGTATAGTTGCGACCACACCATCTTCTGCACTTCGTCGCCGGGGTAGTACGTCACATCCGGAAACACACGTGCAAAATTCACGGGGTCTTTTATAGTTGTCTGTTGAATAACCTGCCGCAGCGAGTCGTAATTGTGCAGGTAAGGCAGTTGTTTTTGCTTGATGACAGCAGCGAGGGCATTATGCGCCGGGCCGTAATGCTTTTTATGTTTTAAGATATCCTGAAAAATCGTTTGAGCAGAGTCTAGGCGTTGTGCCCGTTCCATATCGAAAGCCATGTAATACACAGAGCCGCGCAGCATGGCCGGCAACACCGATTGCGGGTAATCCTTCTGCACAGTAGCAGCATGCGCCAGCGCTTCCTGTAGTTTATTCTGTGCTATCAGTTTATCTGCCTGTTGTAAAGCCTGCCTTACTTTTTCGTCTTCGGGTTGGGCGTAATCGGCGTAGGTTAGGTTGGTGTGGCCGTTGCCCCAGTGCCAGTGTGTTACATAGTGCAGCGGGTTCAGCTCCAGTGCCAGTTCCCATTGTGCGGCCATGTCGTTAAGTTGGGTAGCATCTACGCGTCGCCAGATGGCATAGCCATAGTTGAAGCGGGCATCCGGGTTA
This genomic interval carries:
- a CDS encoding RDD family protein codes for the protein MQAIYLKSGERVVPASLRMRAIAFIIDAVLIVTIAAIADYYTVSSNEATFVWKPETLIYIVLGWLYFAGAETSAVQATLGKYLLGLQVVDKHNNRLTFKNATIRYFARPLSIMIMLMRFVRGLPVAKHRYFHNRVTDSNVVKQARHHT
- a CDS encoding histidine phosphatase family protein, which translates into the protein MKLSLFFRFVLALLIGLAWSCNQPTDSVAAANGEKDKAVTTIYVVRHAEKVATDPKAEDPVLTPEGEARAKALVTYLNGKPVDALYSTKYKRNTLTIKPLADVRKLPVNTYEGHDFEGLKKQILTNNAGKTIVVVGHSNTILPIVEALGAKKPFAEVADSKYDHIFKVTIQADGTATVEADTYGAATN
- a CDS encoding tetratricopeptide repeat protein, producing the protein MMKLFYKSILLFTAIISFSLPALAQRPDDIKAIREKLQQEREQAKAATIAPAERAERLLELGLWQEAEQTIAKARPSAETIVTKAKLAILNNEFEQAGKLITQALKLQPESAEALLIKSKLQVQAWELEKAKATANQILAKTPNHEAATLQIGRILMLQKKYDQALEKAKQVQQLNPKNADAYLLESDVHFWNQKPELAEKPLITSLTLNPFNPDARFNYGYAIWRRVDATQLNDMAAQWELALELNPLHYVTHWHWGNGHTNLTYADYAQPEDEKVRQALQQADKLIAQNKLQEALAHAATVQKDYPQSVLPAMLRGSVYYMAFDMERAQRLDSAQTIFQDILKHKKHYGPAHNALAAVIKQKQLPYLHNYDSLRQVIQQTTIKDPVNFARVFPDVTYYPGDEVQKMVWSQLYESIVYFPFLSRQNEKFVIPPLHLDLAIAMNSPFFRQATTFDNRQWMDIRGVGSGAAAIEYVVRGSYLERNVVLHEYVHQFHGRVFTDAENREVRRLYQNAMKENRTLDYYSANNEHEYLAQTYPAYFEPVKVHPLNHKSINTTADLKAKDPELYSFLDKLVKRQQAYLSGDKQAMASNWAEVYLNLSERALAGKNYNQATALLDTALTWDENYQPALLAYARVKKEQNRFNEAEKWLSEAEKINPNYAPVYVARAELLEAMRRNNKLEATEALKQQAELYRKALELEDDLMTSAANTLAFAKLYASYGQVPEAIILAESYVKTAPTVSTYLRDRRDEALAYAHWLKGTTDKAPESEAELARLVSLKPQNYELRQQYADVLAAQGNYKKAYATLEEVQRIVAASSTPRPAYTVRMAGYQLMLGLSDSATATAEPLLSGRVKLRSDNYKLVSLMAQLGDVEKATMLLRQQPRPESPADMGERLTAVGVLWESLDKARKAEKSYKAALAENPYQLETRVLLAKLLRERGRKKQAEKVMAAMRISEI